In Caproiciproducens sp. NJN-50, the following are encoded in one genomic region:
- the fumC gene encoding class II fumarate hydratase gives MKFRMEHDTLGEVQVPGDCYWGAQTQRSYNNFKIGSEKMPAEIIRAFAVMKKAAAAANEKLGILDPKRAKTIRDVCDEILEGKLDDQFPLAVWQTGSGTQSNMNINEVIANRGNEILGEKLLHPNDHVNKSQSSNDTFPTAMHISALVSIEDRLLPAVRMLEETFHDLSVRYQSVIKTGRTHLQDATPLTLGQEISGWEEMMRKNGQMIHSAAENLKELALGGTAVGTGLNAPKEFGTLAAEEISRLTGKEFISAPNKFHSLTSKDELVFTHGALKALAANLMKIANDVRWLSSGPRCGIGELTIPANEPGSSIMPGKVNPTQCEALTMVSVQVMANDVAVGMAASQGNFELNVFMPVCIYNFLQSVVLLTDSILSFRDHCAVGIQPNLTKINENLDRSLMLVTALSPHIGYENAAKIAQTAQREGTTLKQAAVELEMLSADRFDELVRPEKMVAPF, from the coding sequence ATGAAATTCAGAATGGAACATGATACCCTGGGGGAAGTCCAGGTTCCCGGGGACTGCTACTGGGGGGCGCAGACGCAGCGCAGCTACAACAACTTTAAAATCGGATCGGAAAAAATGCCGGCCGAAATCATCCGGGCCTTTGCGGTGATGAAAAAAGCCGCCGCGGCAGCAAATGAAAAGCTCGGGATCCTGGATCCCAAGAGGGCGAAGACCATTCGCGATGTCTGCGACGAGATATTGGAGGGAAAATTGGACGATCAGTTTCCTCTGGCGGTCTGGCAGACGGGAAGCGGCACGCAGTCGAACATGAATATCAACGAGGTCATCGCCAACCGGGGAAATGAAATTCTGGGTGAAAAGCTTCTTCACCCAAACGACCATGTCAACAAATCGCAGAGCTCGAACGACACGTTTCCCACGGCGATGCACATTTCCGCTTTGGTCAGCATTGAGGACCGGCTCCTCCCCGCGGTCAGGATGCTGGAGGAAACGTTCCATGACCTGTCGGTCCGGTATCAATCGGTCATCAAGACCGGGCGGACTCATCTGCAGGATGCGACCCCGCTTACTCTGGGGCAGGAAATCAGCGGATGGGAAGAAATGATGCGGAAGAACGGTCAAATGATTCATTCCGCCGCGGAAAACCTGAAGGAGCTTGCCTTGGGAGGAACGGCGGTCGGAACCGGGCTGAACGCGCCGAAGGAATTCGGGACTCTCGCAGCGGAGGAAATTTCCAGACTGACCGGAAAAGAATTCATCTCCGCCCCCAATAAATTTCACTCTCTTACCAGCAAAGACGAACTCGTATTCACTCACGGAGCCTTAAAGGCGCTTGCGGCAAACCTGATGAAGATTGCGAACGATGTGCGGTGGCTTTCCAGCGGCCCGCGGTGCGGCATCGGAGAATTGACCATACCCGCCAATGAGCCCGGGAGTTCCATTATGCCGGGCAAAGTAAATCCGACTCAATGCGAAGCCCTTACCATGGTTTCAGTCCAGGTGATGGCAAACGATGTCGCCGTCGGAATGGCGGCCTCCCAGGGAAACTTTGAATTGAATGTCTTTATGCCCGTCTGCATCTACAATTTTTTACAGTCGGTTGTCCTGCTGACCGATTCCATCCTCTCGTTCCGGGATCACTGCGCGGTGGGAATCCAGCCGAATCTTACAAAGATCAATGAAAACCTGGACCGCTCCCTCATGCTGGTCACCGCGCTGAGCCCGCACATCGGCTATGAGAATGCCGCCAAAATCGCGCAGACCGCACAGCGGGAGGGCACCACTTTAAAGCAGGCGGCAGTGGAACTGGAGATGCTTTCGGCTGACCGCTTTGATGAACTCGTCCGGCCGGAAAAAATGGTGGCGCCCTTCTGA